The genomic DNA ATAAAGGCTTTGCTAAAAGTGCTGATAAAAAAATGTATTCCATTGCAATTAAGCGGATTTTACCTCAATTTGCCAAAGATGAAGAGTTTGTTGCCTTGTTACTAGATGAAGCAAAAGTGATGGTCTATATGAATCATCCTAATATTGTTTCTATTATAGAATTTGGTAAAGTGGATGAAAGCTACTACATTGCTATGGAGTATGTAGAGGGTCCAACGCTACAAAAACTATTTAAAAAAGTACGGGCAAAAAATGAGCTGCTGCCAGTCCCTATTGCGTTGTTTATTATCAGAGAAATAGCGCAAGGCTTAGGCTATGCTCACAGAAAACTAGATAGTGATGGCAATGCCATGAATATTGTGCATAGAGATATCAGCCCGGCCAATATTTTAATTTCTTTTGCTGGAGATGTTAAAATTACAGACTTTGGTATATCCAAGGCAGCCAATCAAAATCATCATACACAAGTGGGGATTATCCGCGGTAAAACCGGTTATATGTCACCGGAACAGACCCGTGCTGGAATGGAGATTGATGGTCGCAGTGATTTGTTTTCTTTGGGCGTTATCATGTATGAGCTGCTTACGGGCAAACGTTTGTTTAAAGCAGATTCGGTTCCAAAAGCATTAAAAATGGTAAGAGAAGGTGAGATTCCTCCAATTAGTCAATTAAGACCCGGTCTCCCAGCCAGTTTAGAAAATATTGTTTACAGAGCATTGCAACGTAATCCCAGTGAACGGTTCCAAAGTGGTGAAGATTTTTGCGATGCTTTGAATGAGTTTTTAACCAAATACTCGGCAGCAAAAAACTTTACACGCGTCACACACAATGATTTGCAAAAATATGTTCATAATTACTTTGCGCATTCTATTGAAGAGACAAGAGCCTTTATGCAGCAATATGAAAATATTGAAGAAACCATTTCTAGGCAAATGACTGCCTCAAAAAATATTGATAGAACATTAACTGAACCCAAAGTTTTGGTTGCAAATCCAAACTTTGACGGTGAAACACTCTCGTCAGGCGGTATGAATATAAGTCAGTTGGAAGACAGTATTGCCACTGGCGGTTCAGTGAGTCATATGGACTCATCTGGGACTTATACCAAAGCCAAAGAAGCAAAATATTCTTCAGGGTATTTGTGGGTAAAAAAACTTATGCTACCAGTTATGATTTTTGTTT from bacterium includes the following:
- a CDS encoding protein kinase; its protein translation is MQPVKFGKYMLVDMIASGGMAEIYKGFAKSADKKMYSIAIKRILPQFAKDEEFVALLLDEAKVMVYMNHPNIVSIIEFGKVDESYYIAMEYVEGPTLQKLFKKVRAKNELLPVPIALFIIREIAQGLGYAHRKLDSDGNAMNIVHRDISPANILISFAGDVKITDFGISKAANQNHHTQVGIIRGKTGYMSPEQTRAGMEIDGRSDLFSLGVIMYELLTGKRLFKADSVPKALKMVREGEIPPISQLRPGLPASLENIVYRALQRNPSERFQSGEDFCDALNEFLTKYSAAKNFTRVTHNDLQKYVHNYFAHSIEETRAFMQQYENIEETISRQMTASKNIDRTLTEPKVLVANPNFDGETLSSGGMNISQLEDSIATGGSVSHMDSSGTYTKAKEAKYSSGYLWVKKLMLPVMIFVFTGIIVAGFMMKKNKKKNISSVEMPVYSNPAGAEIYIDNIRWPDKTPTKITLLEKKEVTILFKKQGYKNLIRVLNPTEDSQSLNVTLEEGSSAGTRGTVIVSTDPKGATVYLDGEKIDGTTPLEVKVAIGKDSKITIEKNGYKTAQTYVNMAELEVIEKSIVLSRDDTRRYRVTPPKVKPLPKLGGKASKKQPVARINLSVATSPWAEVFLDGKKVGVSPFVGLKVKPGRHKIRFENKQFNLKPMTVTVTFPKGTDIKCIYDLNKRSGNCE